The following is a genomic window from Lagenorhynchus albirostris chromosome 2, mLagAlb1.1, whole genome shotgun sequence.
CAAATTAGTGGCTActagtggagagagggaagggggaaggggcaagaaAAGGCAGCAGGTTAAGAGGTTGTGGTAGGTCACACAGCATCACCCTGATTTTTCCTGCAAGTTCTCAGAccttccctgtgctctgtggagTCAGAGCCCTTTAACAAGACATTGATCACAGTTTCAAACCTTCAAATGCGAGAAAGATCCTGAAGGAATCACCTTTCAACTTCTGACTTCTTTGGGCCCATTATAGCTCTTACCTCTAAGTTTACAAACCTGAAATTCCAACTGTATTGACaaatttgaaatgtggctagtgggaCTGAGCAATTTGGATGCTTTATTTTATCATAATAGCTTGAGTTAATTATAGattgaattaaattaattataaacagGCACATCTGGCTAGTTGTTGCCACACTGTACAGTGCACCTCTAGAGATCCAAAGAGGAGGAAGATGTTACTGCCTCTCCCCTGGCTGTTCCTTGCTGCAGAGTCATTTGCTGGCCtgatctgttcattcatttgtagTATTTCCTGTGCTCATGCAGATGTGCTAGGCATTATGTGAGGCCCTGGGGACACTCAAACAGTAATGTCAACACCTAAGTCTTAGAGGAATTCCCAGCAGGGTGCCCACTTGTAAGCAGAGGTGAAGAGCATGGTCCAGTGTTCCTCTGCTAGACATATTCAGAGAGCAGGTACAAATGGGAGGGAGATAAATTTCACTCTCCACATGAGCCCATCCTTCTCACCCCTGACTCTGGAAGATCCAGGGGTAGCAGGGGCAAAAGGCCCTAAGGAGGTAAatgacttgtacactgaaaactaccaAAGATTTCTCAAAGAATTAAAGGCAACACATTAATTGGAATGACATTCCATGTTCATACACTGGAAAACAATATTGTTGACATTtccatactatccaaagtgaTGCACAGATTCATTTGCAACATCTATCAGAATTCCAATGTCATCTTAATAGAAATGGAAGGACATTCTTCAAATACATAGGGaaccacaaaaggccccaaagagccaaaacaatctggaCAACAAAGAACGAAGATAGAGGTTTCACACTTCCTGACATCAAAACATTACAAAGtcacagcaatcaaaacagtatggcactggcatagAAATAGGCAGATAGACCTATGGACCAGAATAAAGAGCCCCCAGATAAACTGACACATACATGGCCAAATGATAATTGCCGAGGTTCTAAGATGACACCgtgggaaagaatagtctcttcaacaatcaacagaatgaaaaggcaacatacagaatgggaggGAATATTTGCAATCCTATATCTGAAAAAAGTCTTATATACAAAACACACAAGAACTACTACAACTCAActgcaaaaggaataaaaaaagattattaacaAATATCCACTGGGAAGGCAGAGAGCAGATTACAAAGGTGAAACAAGCCAGGTTCCCAGACCTAGAGAAACCTCTAATTTAGGTGGGGagacatagaaaaataaactacatGCAAGGTTTTGTGTGCTGGGTCCACGtaagcatatatttattgaatcatttattcattcagccaacaTGAATGGAAACATCCCAGGCTCCCTGCTAGGGATATATAGTCTAGGGTGGCATACACTTCAGATGGAAGGTGCTATATACCAGAGTTGTGGTGGGTTCACTGGATCTCATTCCAAAATTGCCTTGCAAAGCTCTCatgaaatctactttttttttttccagttttacagcacactttttaaaaaaatttttttatttctttttaaattttactgaagtatgtggaatctaaaataggacagggacttccctggctgtccaagggttaagactttgccttccaatgcagggagtgtgggttcaatccctctttggggagctaagatcccacatgcctcggcgccaaaaaaacaaaacataaaacagaagcaatattgcaataagttcaataaagacttaaaaaaaaatgttccacatcaaaaaatgtaaaaacaaaataaaaattttttgaaaataaaataaaataggacacaaatcaACAtacctatgaaacaaaaacagactcacagatatagagaatagacttgtggttgccaagggggaggggggtgggggagggaagtattgggagtctgggattagcagaggcaagctattatatataggatggataaacaataaggtcctattgtatagcacagggactctGGTGacaaaccatgatggaaaagcatatgaatatattctttgtatatatatatatatatatatatatatatatatatatatatatatattcaggatatttgaatatagatccctgtgtgtaactgagtcactttgctgtacagaagaaatgaccacttcatttatttttgcataagGGAAAATAGCATTCAACACAACTTACTGACCCAGACACTGGAGAGAAATGAATCCTCATTGGTTTGCACTGGAAGAGGCAGCTCTGGAGCTATGGTGTGGGAGAAAGAAGTGATAGAGCTGGAAGGGAGAAATCATTTCCATGCTGGAAACCTTAAGTGGGACTTCCCATCTTACTGACCACTGAATGTCCAAAGTGCTGGGTACTGAGTAATAAtatttgagtaaatgaataaatgaaagaatattccCACAACCCCAAAGTATTCACTAAATAATCCTCATGCCAACTGTGACAATTGAGAAATGAGGGGGCCAAGAGGGAGGGCCTGGTCTAGCTGCTAAGCTACTTCGAGGTCTTACTCCTGTGAATTTGCTTCTCCTGGAGAACAACTGCCTGGCCACGCAGGGTGGTGCTGGAAAGTGCTAGTCTTTGCAATCTGGGGGGCAAGGCCATGTTTTTGTTCTGACTCTGTGAACTCCTGGCATGAGAAGCAGTCACTGTCTCTGTGCTGCCCTAGACAGATCGGAGCCCCTCTTTGGGATGCCTCGTGGAAGGCCGAGCTTAATGAGAGATGacactctcactctcactctgtCCAATTAAAAATGCTGATTAATGAGCTCCCTGGGCTAGCCGATAAGTGGATAAGATTCTAAGACCAAGGGTACTCCCTGGGGAGGTGACCTTTCTGGAGGATGTCATAAATTTGCATAACTGGGTCTACTTACTTTCTTGAGGGTTTGAGGGATTCTTGGCCAACCACTGAGCCATATCTGGAAGACTCCCCACATTCCACCTACTTCTTTCCCCCTGCCCGTCCCCTGTCCAGCCACTCACTTGGTAGAGAAGATCTAGGTCACTCAAAATGAACTCAGGCACCTTCTAATCTTTCTTATCTGTCCCCTCACCCTCACctctcttctctgcagtagtCAGTGCCTGCCTCTGGGCCCTTTGTCTCTTTCTCgccctcctcctccagggagcaCAGGGCATCGATCATTCCCCTTCTCACCCTCAGTCCTTCTGCCCCACACACCTTCTCTTATCCCCACACTTCCATTGACCTTGCTGTCCCTGCCAGttacctcctctttctttttaagttcaaatttttttttttctgtttaaaaagcaTTACGTGTATATTGGagaaatttggaaaatgcaaaaagGTATCAGAAAGAAAAGTCACCTATTATTCCACTACCATGAGACAACCACTTTTAAATTCATTAACAGTTCTGTTGATGCCTAAActcttgtgtgtctgtgtgtgtgtgtggggggtgtagGTGTACAATATACATCTTCATAAAATTGGTGGCATGTTGCATTTACTATGTTATAATTTCCCATTTAACGTATCACGGACATTTTGTCATATGATGtggctaaaatatatattttgatgatTGTTATCTCAAAATGGCTGTATTTAACCAATCTTTATTAgatatttaatgttttctattttcttttttttttcttttaaagagacagccttcattttaaggatttttacattCAAGAATTCAAAAAGTAGTAGGTTTTTGGAATTTATTGATCTGCATTTGAAAGGAATTTTGACAAAGATTCACCGGAAATAATCTGAACAAGCGGGAAAATACAGTTAATATTACTGAAACCTACTAAAATAATTCCAGGACATATGGTTTATCCAACATAACAGCACCTCTAAGTGCTGTCACTGACATGAAACTTAATGCTTCCTACTTTTCTAAACACATAGTGGTATAATCAACAACATTCAATCACTTCTGttcttttttgaataaataaaaattaaaataccaattAAAAAACTAATATATTCTTCTCTTTAAATGTCTCTCTCAgatataatttcaatatttttattcaatagTGATGTGGTTTAAGAGAATTTTCATTCACGAGTCCAACAACAATCCCCCCAAAGGGAACTGATCGTCCGTAGGCCCATAGTGCAAATAAGGAGTTCGGGACTACAGCAACTGacatttctaaaatacaaaacagataaaattcttagaagacaCATGCACTAAGCTCTACTGAGCAACTGAAAACAGAACTGGAAGATTTAATAATTTTACTGGTGATTTCAATGGGACTCTAGATGTTGCCAAACTCAACTTAAACTCTCTCTTAGGCTTTGTATTTTGGTTTTCCAGTTTCACTAATAACACAAACATGATTCAAATCCCTGAAGTATTCATTATAGTCAAGGGCATATCCTACAACAAACTTGTCCGGAATTTCAAATCCATCAAAGTCTGGTCTATATCCAACACTTCGAGGGGTGCTTTTCACCAGCAAGCCCGCAACCTTGACCATCTTTGGATTAAGCCGCTTGACCAAGGAAAGCAAGGTTTGCGTCGTTTTACCAGCGTCAATTATATCTTCAGCAATCATGACAGTCTTTCCAGTCAAAGTTGAGAGATCATCTCCACCAATTACTTTTAAGGCGCCTGTTGACCGGTCACTACAGTAGCTCTTCAGTCTGATAAAATCTACAGTCATAGGAATGGATCTATCACTATTTCTGTTCAGCGCTTTGATGTAATCCAGCAGGTGAGCAAAGAATTTATAGCCCCCCTTGAGCACACAGAGGGCCACGATGTGACGGCCTCCCGTCTCCTCCATCACATCTCAAGCCAGCCGTTCAGTCCTGTCCATGATTAGTCCATGAGGAATAAACACCTTTTCCAAATCCTCAGCATAATGATTAGGTATACAAAATAAATCTAGGTCATAACCTGGCTCGTCATCACTAATCACGACGCAGGGGCTGCAGGTCGCTATAACGCAGCCTGCTGGCACGCGGGCTGAGGGCAGCCTGGTGAGGAGACTGCATGTGGGAAAGCCAGAGGTCCATCCCAGCGCTCTTCCTAATGTCTGCTATTTTCTGCCATCATAAATGTGTCCATCGTTTATTATTTATgcgaataaattcctagaaatataattATGTGGGTATGTCAACATTTTTAAGCCTTTTGATATTTTATCAGATTATGAGCCCAAAGATTTGCACAAATTTATATTCTCCCAGCTCTGTGTCTGTTTGCCTTTTCTGAGCATCCCCTGGGGATACCCCTCCTCCCCAAACTGGGTcttatcatttaaaaaagtaattgctctccctgtgctatacagtaaaaaatatgtaaagaatgtatacatatgtataactgagccactttgctgtacagcagtaattaacacaacattgtaaatcacctatacttcaattaaaaaaaaattgttaatctAGCAATGTTCTCTCTCTCCATGTTTTCAccacctatttattttttatcttttgcaATCTGATTTCTGGCCTCACAGCTTTTCTAATCCAAAAATCTCTTCCAGACTTGATTCTTCTTGTTcctttgatttgttttattttcttgatctCTGGAGGCTCTCTGTCCATGCAGCCTGGAGCCCTGAAGTTAGACATTCTGCTCTGGTCCCCACAGCCCT
Proteins encoded in this region:
- the LOC132515709 gene encoding hypoxanthine-guanine phosphoribosyltransferase-like, whose amino-acid sequence is MEETGGRHIVALCVLKGGYKFFAHLLDYIKALNRNSDRSIPMTVDFIRLKSYCSDRSTGALKVIGGDDLSTLTGKTVMIAEDIIDAGKTTQTLLSLVKRLNPKMVKVAGLLVKSTPRSVGYRPDFDGFEIPDKFVVGYALDYNEYFRDLNHVCVISETGKPKYKA